Genomic segment of Verrucomicrobiota bacterium:
CTTGAGCGATGGCACGATGGTCGTGATAAACAATGGTTCGCCCCACGTGGGCCAGCAGGTCGAGGTGCAGGTCGGAAGCCTCCTTCACAACGCGACGGGCGTGATGATCTTCGCCGACATCAAGGCCGCGCCGCCGGCGAATCCGCCAAGAACCCCCGCCGAACGGAGCCCGGCGTGAAACTCGTCACGGTGTTCACCGCGTTCAATCCCGCCGAGGCCCAGCTCGTGCGCTCACGCCTCGAAGCCGCTGGAATCCCCGCGCTCGTCGCGAGCGAACTCTCCGCGCTCAGCACCGAGGGCTACGCGATGGCCGTCGGGGGCGTCCACGTGCAGGTGCCGGAGGACGAAGCGGCGGACGCGCGCGAACTTCTCAGCGCGCCGCCCGAATCGGAATAGCGGCACGACCTGCGCTCACTGCGGATTGGCGCGAAGCCAGAACCGGATGTCCGTGCCCATCGGATGCTGCGGATTCAGATCGAGCACCCGCTGGTAA
This window contains:
- a CDS encoding DUF2007 domain-containing protein yields the protein MKLVTVFTAFNPAEAQLVRSRLEAAGIPALVASELSALSTEGYAMAVGGVHVQVPEDEAADARELLSAPPESE